A single window of Sphingobacterium sp. ML3W DNA harbors:
- a CDS encoding CatB-related O-acetyltransferase: MDGKENNPNMQLKHWSKVEYLHETNTNTNIHIKGTTSYYSNAWMGNFEESVVRYLYGDEYSVSQWKSTWKVDQLYIGSHVCIAAEVVILMGGNNTHRSDLFSLYPFMETITESYESKGDTIIDDGAWLGLRAILLPGVHIGEGAIVASGSVVTKNVAPYSIVGGNPAKFIKFRFSQEVILTLIDLKIYEWCSEKFRQLQPFVCSDNIERLVEEERKYEILLKCK, from the coding sequence ATGGACGGAAAAGAGAATAATCCGAATATGCAACTTAAGCATTGGTCTAAGGTAGAGTATTTACACGAAACCAATACGAACACTAATATTCATATAAAAGGAACGACAAGTTATTATAGTAACGCTTGGATGGGAAATTTTGAGGAAAGTGTTGTTCGCTATTTATATGGTGATGAATATAGTGTAAGTCAGTGGAAATCAACTTGGAAAGTCGATCAATTGTATATTGGCTCGCATGTCTGTATCGCCGCTGAAGTGGTTATTTTAATGGGGGGTAATAATACCCATCGTTCTGATTTGTTTAGCCTGTATCCTTTTATGGAAACAATAACAGAATCTTATGAAAGTAAAGGTGATACTATTATTGACGATGGTGCTTGGTTAGGATTACGTGCTATATTGCTTCCTGGTGTTCATATTGGAGAAGGTGCTATTGTCGCTTCTGGTTCGGTAGTTACAAAGAACGTTGCTCCTTATAGTATCGTGGGTGGTAATCCTGCGAAGTTTATTAAATTTAGGTTTTCTCAAGAGGTTATTTTGACATTGATTGATTTGAAAATTTATGAATGGTGTTCGGAGAAATTCAGACAATTGCAGCCATTTGTTTGTAGTGATAATATTGAACGGTTGGTGGAAGAGGAACGAAAATATGAAATTTTGCTAAAATGTAAATGA
- a CDS encoding diaminopimelate dehydrogenase, translating to MESNKKDVLRIGIVGYGNLGRGVELAIRQHPDMELIAIFTRRDPALLDIGPRAHIITEIYKFVGKIDVMILCGGSAKDLPEQVLQVGQLFNTVDSFDTHAKIPEYFDRIDLVGKENNTLNLISTGWDPGLFSMARLIGKSILPVGEEYTFWGKGLSQGHSDAVRRVDGVKNGVQYTIPLERALEKVRAGENPQLTTAEKHQRVCYVVAEVDADKVAIENTIKTMPHYFDQYETIVHFISEQDLLAEHSSMPHGGTVFRTGITGNGTKQRIEFNLALEDNPEFTSSVLVAYARAVCKLAAAGQTGACTVFDIPLGYLSPESPAELRRTLL from the coding sequence ATGGAAAGTAATAAAAAAGATGTTTTAAGGATTGGTATCGTTGGATACGGTAATTTGGGAAGAGGAGTTGAATTGGCTATTCGCCAACATCCAGATATGGAGCTCATTGCAATTTTTACAAGAAGGGATCCTGCATTATTAGATATTGGCCCTCGTGCACATATTATCACTGAAATCTACAAATTTGTTGGTAAGATAGATGTGATGATCCTTTGTGGAGGATCTGCGAAGGATTTGCCAGAGCAAGTATTGCAGGTTGGGCAGTTGTTCAATACGGTAGATAGTTTTGATACACACGCCAAGATTCCCGAATACTTTGATCGCATTGATTTAGTTGGAAAAGAGAATAATACGTTGAATTTAATTTCTACGGGCTGGGATCCAGGATTGTTTTCTATGGCTAGGTTAATAGGAAAGAGTATTTTACCAGTTGGAGAGGAATATACTTTTTGGGGTAAGGGCTTAAGTCAAGGACACTCTGATGCGGTAAGACGTGTTGATGGTGTAAAGAATGGTGTGCAGTATACCATTCCTTTAGAGCGCGCATTGGAAAAGGTTCGTGCGGGTGAAAATCCTCAATTAACAACGGCGGAGAAACATCAACGTGTCTGCTATGTTGTGGCAGAAGTTGATGCGGACAAAGTGGCTATAGAAAATACAATCAAAACAATGCCGCACTATTTTGATCAGTACGAGACTATTGTTCATTTTATTAGTGAACAGGATTTATTAGCCGAACACTCAAGTATGCCGCATGGTGGTACAGTATTCCGTACAGGAATAACAGGTAACGGAACTAAGCAACGTATTGAATTCAACTTGGCTCTGGAAGATAATCCAGAATTTACTTCAAGTGTATTGGTCGCCTATGCAAGAGCTGTATGTAAGTTAGCTGCTGCAGGTCAAACTGGTGCTTGTACTGTCTTTGATATTCCTTTAGGGTATTTGTCTCCAGAATCTCCTGCTGAATTGCGACGTACACTGTTGTAG
- a CDS encoding RNA polymerase sigma factor RpoD/SigA, giving the protein MRQLKITQSITNRESQSLDKYLHEIGKVDLITAEEEVELAQRIREGDQVALEKLTKTNLRFVVSVAKQYQNQGLTLGDLINEGNLGLIKAAKRFDETKGFKFISYAVWWIRQSILQAIAEQSRIVRLPLNQVGSLSKISKAFSKLEQEYEREPSPEELAEILETTVDKVSDTLSNSGRHVSMDAPFVQGEENTLLDVLENHDPETDSSLIDESLSEEIRRSLSTLTEREREIIVLFFGLGSNHQLSLEEIGEKFNLTRERVRQIKDKALQRLRHTSRSKILKSYLG; this is encoded by the coding sequence ATGAGACAGCTCAAAATTACACAATCGATTACCAATCGTGAATCACAGTCTTTGGACAAGTATTTACACGAAATTGGTAAAGTAGACTTAATTACAGCAGAAGAAGAAGTTGAATTAGCACAACGTATTCGCGAAGGTGACCAAGTTGCCTTGGAGAAATTGACTAAAACCAACTTACGTTTCGTCGTATCTGTAGCAAAACAATATCAGAATCAAGGATTAACCTTAGGTGATTTAATCAACGAAGGTAACTTGGGCTTAATTAAAGCAGCTAAGCGTTTTGACGAGACAAAGGGTTTTAAATTTATCTCTTATGCGGTATGGTGGATTCGTCAATCGATTCTTCAGGCTATTGCGGAGCAATCTCGTATTGTACGTTTACCATTGAACCAGGTCGGTTCATTAAGTAAAATTAGTAAAGCATTCTCTAAATTAGAACAAGAATATGAACGCGAACCTTCACCAGAAGAATTAGCAGAAATTCTTGAAACAACAGTCGATAAAGTTTCGGATACGTTAAGTAATTCGGGCAGACATGTCTCTATGGATGCACCATTCGTGCAAGGGGAAGAAAATACCCTATTAGACGTATTAGAGAATCATGACCCAGAAACTGACAGCTCCCTTATCGACGAGTCTTTATCAGAGGAAATCAGACGTTCATTGTCAACATTGACAGAACGCGAAAGAGAAATAATTGTATTATTTTTCGGACTTGGATCAAACCACCAATTATCTTTAGAGGAAATCGGTGAAAAATTCAACTTAACGCGCGAACGTGTCCGTCAGATTAAAGACAAAGCTTTACAACGCTTACGTCATACATCTCGTAGCAAGATCTTAAAATCTTATTTAGGTTAA
- a CDS encoding helix-turn-helix domain-containing protein, with amino-acid sequence MRDRRMSLNELSAKVGITLSNLSIIKNQKAKALRLDTLASICHALHCQPADLMVYVPEEGIEPTKSDNPLESL; translated from the coding sequence ATGCGCGATCGCAGAATGTCATTGAATGAGCTTAGCGCTAAGGTAGGCATCACGCTATCAAATCTTTCCATTATTAAAAATCAAAAAGCCAAAGCATTGCGTTTGGATACTTTGGCTTCAATTTGTCATGCTTTGCATTGTCAGCCAGCAGATTTGATGGTATATGTACCCGAAGAGGGGATAGAACCGACTAAAAGCGATAACCCCTTAGAAAGTCTATAA